In Candidatus Nitrosarchaeum limnium SFB1, the following proteins share a genomic window:
- a CDS encoding Amino acid transporter yields MNLKKDLSFFDLTNIIIGSIVGADIYIASAITAGLVGPIAIFVWVIAGGFAIVLALVFAYSSYYVPKVGGPFAFVSKAFDNFYGFLTGWSMWIAEMMALPVFAIAFTQYLHYFVELNFWQDVLVKGVFLFGLTMVNIISVKVAGRLNDILTIVKLAPLVILIISGIVFFVIHPEVIQKNYTPLMPLGLDNFGTALVLIFWAYVGFEMGTLPASEVKNPKKNIPKAIIVGILVVIAFYLITNFVLFGVSSWGDLSKTQTPLVLVSTITLGSIGAIIIGVGALLSVSGSNESGTLGIARLSYAMSIKGLFPKIFSKTHPKYKTPYMALIIQGVIAFALSIYGGISDLISFSVFNLSFSFLLVCFSLIVLKKNSEHKLHGQSILPWLGIGICLYLLYSTSFFDKIVGSVIILSGIPLYIFFSPKVDIHHLREAFLSEESIFTRRLERHEKFLASFVKICHRIYKKVVH; encoded by the coding sequence TTGAATTTAAAAAAAGATCTTTCGTTTTTTGATTTAACTAACATAATAATCGGTTCAATCGTTGGTGCCGATATCTACATAGCTTCTGCAATTACTGCGGGATTGGTGGGGCCTATTGCAATATTTGTGTGGGTTATTGCAGGAGGATTTGCAATTGTGTTGGCATTGGTTTTTGCTTATTCGAGCTATTACGTTCCCAAAGTGGGCGGACCGTTTGCTTTTGTTTCAAAGGCATTTGATAATTTTTATGGATTTCTTACTGGTTGGAGCATGTGGATAGCAGAAATGATGGCATTGCCTGTTTTTGCAATTGCATTCACACAATACCTACATTATTTTGTCGAACTTAATTTTTGGCAAGACGTACTAGTGAAAGGAGTATTTCTTTTTGGTTTAACTATGGTAAATATCATCAGTGTAAAAGTAGCTGGTAGACTAAATGACATTCTAACAATAGTAAAACTTGCACCACTTGTAATTTTAATAATTTCAGGAATAGTATTTTTTGTAATTCATCCAGAAGTGATACAAAAAAACTACACTCCACTTATGCCGTTAGGATTAGATAATTTTGGAACTGCACTTGTTTTGATATTTTGGGCTTATGTAGGATTTGAGATGGGAACACTTCCTGCCAGTGAAGTAAAGAATCCTAAAAAAAATATACCAAAAGCAATCATTGTAGGGATACTAGTAGTAATTGCATTTTATTTAATTACAAACTTTGTTCTTTTTGGAGTTTCAAGCTGGGGGGATCTTTCAAAAACACAAACCCCACTAGTCTTAGTAAGTACCATAACATTAGGCTCAATTGGAGCCATAATAATTGGAGTCGGGGCGTTACTTTCTGTTTCTGGTTCAAACGAATCTGGAACGTTGGGAATTGCAAGATTATCTTATGCCATGTCAATTAAAGGGCTATTTCCAAAAATTTTCTCAAAGACGCATCCAAAATACAAAACTCCATACATGGCACTAATCATTCAAGGTGTAATCGCATTTGCACTTTCTATTTATGGCGGAATATCAGATCTCATCTCATTTTCAGTTTTTAATCTAAGCTTTTCATTTTTACTAGTATGTTTTTCTCTTATTGTTCTCAAAAAAAATAGTGAGCACAAACTACATGGTCAAAGTATTCTTCCATGGTTAGGCATAGGAATTTGTCTTTATCTCTTATACTCTACTTCCTTTTTTGATAAAATAGTTGGAAGTGTTATCATTTTATCCGGAATACCGCTTTACATATTTTTTTCTCCAAAGGTGGATATCCATCATCTACGAGAAGCATTTTTGTCAGAAGAATCAATTTTTACTAGAAGATTAGAACGACATGAAAAATTTCTTGCAAGTTTTGTAAAAATTTGTCATAGAATTTACAAAAAAGTTGTTCATTGA
- a CDS encoding Cation transport ATPase has protein sequence MTNNADSELFKIMTFVRRYPIPFFAGIGLLIGSIVHWGIDNAETGHWIWFVTLLIGGAPIVYGTIRGMTRRHFASDIVATLAIIVSIVMNDAFPGLIIVLMQSGGSALEDHAFRKASFSLDSLLARSPRIANLQKDGDIKQIKVEDVQIDDVLLVRSGDLIPVDGIILEGTAEIDESALTGEPLPKIKTSGNTVFSGTVNVGDAFKITCSKTSVNSQYSKIVQLVRKAQQEKAPIQRLADKYAVWFTPIVIVISVLGWFITKNPETVLAVLVVATPCPLIFATPTAIISGISRAAKRGIIVKTGAAIEQVGKSKVAVFDKTGTITLGTPTIDEIITLNGVNYDVLLRNVASIEQMSSHPAAIALVQMGKEKFGKLPIVRSSHEIGGSGVEGYIDDTRIIIGSQSVFEQIHDVELTRQISEAKKDLKTDGKMFAYVTIGEKLAGVIVFGDKIRPESNQMIQRLNSLGITHTVMLTGDNLENAEPIAKQAGISTLEANLLPEQKVIAVKKLKEEYGQVVMVGDGINDAPALVMATTGIAMGAHGTAISAEAADVVFLVDDIAKTSDIVEISQRTLQIAKQGIFIGLGASFVLMAIASVGFIPPAIGALLQEMLDVSVILNALRAR, from the coding sequence ATGACAAATAATGCTGATTCTGAATTATTTAAAATTATGACCTTTGTAAGGCGATACCCAATTCCTTTTTTTGCAGGAATCGGCCTGTTGATAGGCAGTATTGTCCATTGGGGTATTGACAATGCTGAAACCGGTCATTGGATTTGGTTTGTGACATTGTTGATAGGTGGAGCCCCGATTGTCTATGGAACGATTCGTGGTATGACTCGTAGACATTTTGCATCTGATATTGTAGCTACACTTGCAATAATTGTATCTATTGTGATGAATGATGCATTTCCTGGATTAATTATCGTACTAATGCAGTCTGGCGGGAGTGCATTGGAAGATCATGCATTTAGAAAAGCATCTTTTTCCTTAGATTCATTATTAGCAAGATCTCCACGAATAGCAAATTTACAAAAAGATGGAGATATAAAACAAATCAAAGTTGAAGATGTCCAAATTGATGATGTGCTTTTAGTACGTTCTGGAGATTTAATCCCAGTAGATGGAATAATTCTAGAAGGGACTGCAGAAATTGATGAATCTGCATTAACTGGAGAACCATTGCCAAAAATAAAAACATCAGGTAATACTGTTTTTAGTGGTACTGTTAATGTTGGAGATGCATTTAAGATCACATGTAGCAAGACAAGTGTCAATAGTCAGTACTCAAAAATTGTACAACTGGTACGAAAAGCTCAACAAGAGAAAGCACCTATTCAAAGACTTGCTGATAAATACGCAGTATGGTTTACACCAATTGTAATTGTCATTAGTGTATTGGGGTGGTTTATTACAAAAAATCCTGAAACTGTTTTAGCAGTTTTAGTAGTTGCAACTCCATGTCCATTGATCTTTGCAACTCCAACTGCTATTATTAGTGGAATAAGTAGAGCTGCAAAAAGAGGAATTATTGTAAAGACAGGAGCTGCAATAGAGCAAGTTGGCAAATCAAAAGTTGCAGTTTTTGACAAGACTGGTACTATAACACTTGGAACTCCAACAATAGATGAGATCATTACTCTGAATGGAGTAAACTATGATGTTCTATTGAGAAATGTTGCAAGTATTGAACAGATGTCATCTCATCCTGCAGCAATTGCGTTGGTGCAAATGGGGAAAGAGAAATTTGGGAAACTTCCAATTGTTAGAAGTTCTCATGAAATAGGGGGCTCAGGTGTCGAAGGATACATTGATGATACTAGAATAATAATTGGTTCTCAAAGTGTCTTTGAACAAATCCATGATGTTGAACTGACAAGACAAATCTCAGAAGCAAAAAAAGATCTCAAAACGGATGGTAAAATGTTTGCATATGTGACAATTGGTGAAAAACTTGCAGGAGTAATCGTATTTGGGGATAAAATTCGTCCAGAATCTAATCAAATGATACAGCGTTTGAACAGTCTGGGAATAACACATACTGTAATGTTGACTGGTGATAACCTTGAAAATGCAGAACCTATTGCAAAACAAGCTGGAATATCTACCCTTGAAGCAAATCTCTTACCTGAACAAAAGGTAATTGCAGTAAAAAAACTCAAAGAAGAGTATGGACAAGTAGTAATGGTTGGGGATGGTATCAATGATGCTCCTGCATTGGTTATGGCAACAACTGGTATTGCCATGGGCGCACATGGAACTGCAATATCTGCAGAGGCAGCAGATGTAGTATTTCTTGTAGATGATATTGCAAAAACATCTGATATTGTAGAAATCAGTCAAAGAACATTGCAAATAGCAAAACAGGGTATCTTTATTGGATTAGGAGCAAGTTTTGTCTTGATGGCAATAGCAAGTGTAGGATTTATCCCGCCTGCTATAGGTGCATTGTTACAAGAAATGTTGGATGTAAGTGTAATTCTAAATGCATTGCGTGCAAGATGA
- a CDS encoding Inosine-5-monophosphate dehydrogenase, cystathionine beta-synthase, translated as MKHKRQPKILRDTPVELESITKTPITISPNTSILDAKDILLRYRIGRLVVKLGKKAIGIITEKDIAKSVSIFSGKPIEKILVKDAMSKDLVTVPSTSSIYDCAKQMITHNISSIIINDKRENLVGIITKTDLVSTFLAQSTASLSISKIMTKKVITVSPEDSVFEVQSVLFNNKISRVVVTKNKRPIGIITYRDFIPAKTFDLQKEFTDPAERDEISSNQQLNEFNVNQMSYLLTFSAKDIMTKELVITYPDNDVYTAAILMIRHGISGIPVILNQRLVGIITKSDIVNVLALKGKLN; from the coding sequence ATGAAACACAAAAGACAGCCAAAAATTTTAAGAGACACCCCAGTGGAATTAGAATCAATAACAAAGACTCCAATTACAATTTCTCCAAACACCAGCATATTAGATGCAAAAGACATTCTACTTCGGTATAGAATTGGAAGATTAGTTGTTAAATTAGGTAAAAAAGCAATAGGAATAATCACTGAAAAAGATATTGCAAAGAGTGTTTCAATATTCAGTGGAAAACCAATAGAAAAAATTCTGGTAAAAGATGCAATGTCAAAAGATCTAGTCACAGTTCCTTCAACCTCGTCAATATATGACTGTGCAAAACAAATGATAACACACAACATAAGCTCAATAATCATAAATGATAAGAGAGAGAATTTAGTCGGAATAATTACAAAAACAGACCTTGTTTCTACTTTTTTGGCTCAGAGTACCGCATCATTGAGCATCTCAAAAATTATGACAAAAAAAGTAATCACAGTTTCTCCGGAAGATTCTGTATTTGAAGTTCAAAGTGTTTTATTTAATAATAAAATTAGCAGGGTAGTTGTTACAAAAAATAAGAGGCCTATTGGGATCATCACATACAGAGATTTCATTCCTGCAAAAACTTTTGATTTACAAAAAGAGTTTACCGATCCAGCGGAACGAGATGAGATATCATCCAACCAACAACTAAATGAATTCAATGTAAACCAGATGAGTTATTTGCTTACATTTTCTGCAAAAGACATCATGACAAAAGAACTTGTAATAACTTATCCAGATAATGATGTATACACGGCAGCAATTCTAATGATACGACATGGAATAAGTGGTATTCCTGTTATTTTGAACCAAAGATTGGTTGGGATTATAACAAAATCAGATATTGTTAATGTGTTAGCATTAAAAGGAAAACTGAACTAA
- a CDS encoding Pyruvate-formate lyase-activating enzyme produces MQNESVLYERLANHKVRCLACARYCELGEDQVGLCGIRGNKGGKLVLYVYGKVAAAHIDPIEKKPVTHFMPGSKIFSIGTTGCNWLCKYCINFDLSQRRKIEGVDITPEKVVEKALETGCNGIAYTYNEPSIFLEYARDCGVLARKNGLFNIFVSNGYGTPESVSMMNEFLDSITVDFKGNGEEKFVRKYIGIPNSQPVFDTLLEIRDKTKIHVEITDLIVPKVGDDLEHAKKLCKFVYDEFGPDMPIHFLQFHPSYKMMEFPPTPVATLEKHHEIAKKEGLRYAYVGNVPGHPLEHTYCHECKKIAVRRYNFDILEWNLDDYNQCKYCGAKIPIVGKLNHTYKEKRFEFVF; encoded by the coding sequence GTGCAAAATGAGTCTGTTCTTTATGAGCGATTAGCAAATCATAAAGTAAGATGTTTGGCATGTGCTAGATACTGTGAGCTTGGTGAGGACCAAGTTGGTTTATGTGGAATTAGAGGAAATAAAGGAGGAAAGTTAGTTCTTTATGTATATGGAAAGGTTGCAGCAGCCCATATTGATCCTATAGAGAAAAAGCCTGTAACTCATTTTATGCCTGGAAGTAAAATATTTTCAATTGGGACTACGGGATGTAATTGGTTGTGTAAATACTGCATAAATTTTGATCTCAGTCAAAGACGAAAAATAGAAGGCGTTGACATTACCCCTGAAAAAGTGGTTGAAAAGGCGCTTGAAACTGGATGTAATGGCATAGCATACACCTACAATGAACCCAGTATTTTTTTGGAATATGCTAGAGACTGTGGTGTATTGGCAAGAAAAAATGGTTTGTTTAACATTTTTGTTTCAAATGGGTATGGAACACCCGAATCAGTTTCTATGATGAATGAATTCCTTGATAGCATTACAGTTGATTTTAAAGGAAATGGAGAAGAAAAATTTGTTAGAAAATATATCGGAATTCCAAATTCACAACCAGTCTTTGATACGCTGTTAGAAATTCGAGACAAAACAAAAATTCATGTTGAAATAACTGATTTGATAGTTCCCAAAGTAGGGGATGATTTGGAACATGCAAAAAAACTCTGCAAGTTTGTCTATGATGAATTTGGTCCTGATATGCCTATTCACTTTTTACAATTTCATCCATCTTACAAAATGATGGAATTTCCACCAACCCCTGTTGCTACATTAGAAAAACATCATGAAATTGCAAAAAAAGAAGGTCTTAGATATGCATATGTTGGCAATGTTCCTGGTCATCCATTAGAACATACCTATTGCCATGAATGTAAAAAAATTGCTGTACGGCGATATAATTTTGATATATTGGAATGGAATCTTGATGATTACAATCAATGTAAGTATTGTGGGGCAAAAATACCGATAGTGGGAAAACTAAATCACACATACAAAGAAAAAAGATTTGAGTTTGTTTTTTAA
- a CDS encoding Archaeal S-adenosylmethionine synthetase — MNQISVDLSKLYLKETGAIQHHNMDKALLVAGQSESNFGGGKIIKPIKMILGDRATFDVDGKRLPIGEIAINSAKRWFEKNIRFVNEEHVKYQIEIGVTSKELSSIFENPSSFAANDTSVLVGYAPFTETESIVLNTEQHINSKQFKDNFPESGEDVKVMGFRDTNHVDLTIATAFVDRFISSENQYFQKKRGDATRN; from the coding sequence ATGAATCAAATATCTGTGGATTTATCTAAATTGTATCTTAAAGAGACAGGTGCAATTCAACATCACAATATGGATAAAGCTCTGTTAGTAGCAGGGCAAAGTGAAAGTAACTTTGGAGGTGGCAAAATCATAAAGCCCATAAAGATGATTTTAGGGGACAGGGCAACATTTGATGTTGATGGAAAAAGACTTCCAATAGGAGAGATTGCAATAAACAGTGCGAAGAGATGGTTTGAAAAAAATATAAGATTTGTGAATGAGGAGCATGTGAAATATCAGATAGAAATAGGAGTCACCTCCAAGGAGCTTAGTTCCATATTTGAAAATCCTAGTTCGTTTGCAGCTAATGATACATCTGTGCTTGTAGGATATGCGCCATTTACAGAAACTGAATCAATTGTATTAAACACAGAACAACATATCAATTCAAAACAATTCAAGGACAATTTCCCGGAATCTGGTGAGGATGTAAAGGTGATGGGATTCAGAGATACCAATCATGTTGATCTTACCATTGCAACAGCATTTGTAGACAGATTCATCTCATCTGAGAACCAATATTTCCAAAAAAAAAGAGGAGATGCTACAAGAAATTGA
- a CDS encoding Archaeal S-adenosylmethionine synthetase, with amino-acid sequence MRITAKMNCLDSKNKGLSGLYLTVLGTSADGADSGQVGRGNMASRVISPSRPAGSEATAGKNPVSHIGKIYNALSFKIANEIHTKVSGLDEVCVWMYNVIGSPVNEPRAVIVQPTITGQLQNAERNQINEIVEKNLQNIQEFCNELISGKYPIA; translated from the coding sequence ATGAGAATAACTGCAAAGATGAATTGTCTTGATTCTAAAAACAAAGGACTGTCTGGTCTTTATTTGACTGTTTTAGGTACTTCTGCTGATGGTGCAGATTCTGGTCAAGTAGGAAGAGGAAATATGGCAAGTAGGGTGATTTCCCCTAGTAGACCTGCAGGATCTGAGGCAACTGCAGGCAAAAATCCCGTAAGTCATATTGGTAAAATATACAATGCATTATCATTTAAAATTGCAAATGAAATACACACCAAAGTGTCTGGTTTGGATGAAGTATGTGTATGGATGTATAATGTGATTGGAAGTCCAGTCAACGAACCAAGGGCAGTAATTGTACAACCTACAATTACAGGACAATTACAGAATGCAGAAAGAAATCAAATCAATGAGATAGTTGAAAAAAACTTGCAAAACATACAAGAATTTTGTAATGAATTAATTTCAGGTAAATACCCAATAGCCTAA
- a CDS encoding Protein-L-isoaspartate carboxylmethyltransferase: protein MKTSEKYRQKLDHLISVMKKSGFLNDKKVELAIRNAPRHEFVPSSLIEKAYNDSPIQIMKNQTISQPSVVSRMTEWLDVKEGQKILEIGSGSGWQTAILAYLVGHGTVYSIERHRELAEFAKKNLDKLGIHNAKVISGDGSFGFPEESPFDRIIITAACKKIPDSLLEQLSINGLLIAPVGGYPQSMILLKKTLSGVVEVRNQPGYVFVPFLDKKGEDV from the coding sequence ATGAAAACAAGTGAAAAATATAGGCAGAAATTAGATCATTTAATCTCGGTTATGAAAAAATCTGGATTTCTCAATGATAAGAAAGTTGAATTGGCAATTAGAAATGCCCCTAGACATGAATTTGTACCTTCTTCATTAATAGAAAAAGCATACAATGATTCTCCAATACAAATAATGAAAAATCAAACAATATCCCAACCTTCAGTTGTATCACGAATGACAGAATGGTTAGATGTCAAAGAGGGGCAAAAAATTTTAGAAATAGGAAGTGGTTCTGGCTGGCAAACCGCTATTCTTGCATACTTGGTAGGGCATGGTACTGTTTACTCTATTGAAAGACATAGAGAGCTTGCAGAATTTGCAAAAAAAAATCTTGACAAATTAGGAATTCACAACGCCAAAGTAATTTCAGGGGATGGTAGTTTTGGATTTCCCGAAGAATCACCTTTTGATAGAATTATAATTACTGCAGCATGTAAAAAAATTCCAGACTCACTACTTGAGCAATTATCAATTAATGGGTTATTAATTGCACCCGTAGGAGGATATCCGCAATCAATGATATTGCTGAAAAAAACACTGAGTGGAGTTGTAGAAGTTAGAAATCAACCTGGTTATGTGTTTGTACCATTTTTAGATAAAAAAGGAGAAGACGTTTAG
- a CDS encoding Uncharacterized membrane protein: protein MGFEDSFLNFDFETIFRLVLAVALGALIGFERELKHRPAGLRTHMLVSLGATVFTVISLSFDVEPSRIAAGIVTGIGFLGAGNIIAQRGHIRGVTSAATLWVVAGIGLCVGVGQYAIAVASALLVFAILQLGRIEKRIDPENKGYDNL from the coding sequence ATGGGTTTTGAGGACAGTTTTCTAAATTTTGACTTTGAAACAATATTCAGATTGGTGCTGGCAGTTGCATTAGGGGCACTGATTGGATTTGAACGGGAGTTAAAACACAGACCAGCAGGTCTGAGGACCCACATGCTAGTAAGTCTAGGTGCAACTGTATTTACAGTAATTTCACTTTCATTTGATGTAGAACCTTCTAGGATTGCTGCCGGGATTGTTACAGGAATTGGGTTTTTAGGCGCAGGCAATATTATCGCTCAGCGAGGACACATAAGAGGAGTAACAAGTGCTGCTACGCTTTGGGTTGTAGCTGGGATAGGTCTTTGTGTCGGTGTAGGACAATATGCGATAGCAGTTGCCAGTGCATTACTTGTTTTTGCGATATTACAGCTTGGTAGAATCGAAAAAAGAATAGATCCTGAAAATAAAGGATATGATAATTTGTAG
- a CDS encoding Chaperonin GroEL (HSP60 family): MTQVGSTSEGVPIILLKEGTKQSRGRDAQRNNIHAAKLIAEIIQTSLGPRGMDKMLVDSIGDITITNDGATILKEIDVQHPAAKMMVEVAKATDSEVGDGTTSAVVLAGALLEKAESLIDDEIHPVIIADGYKKASIKAIEFLSEIAVKVEPKDRKILEKIAHTAMQTKLVSLDATDLARLAVSAALAVIEEKKESFKVNLENIKVEKKTGGSVSDSELVSGIILDNEIVHSGMPRKIEDAKIALVSEALEIKKTEFEAKLNISSPNQIKSFMEEESQILKEMVKSIKSINANVVLCQKGIDDIVQHHMSKEGILAVRRIKESDMSKLAKATGGRIVGNVNDLSNADLGAAQNVEEKRIEEDNWVFVEGCKNPKAISILIRGGSQRVVDEADRSMHDALMVVKDVVENPKIVYGGGAPESFVALKLRDWAKSLSGREQLAVEKFADAMESIPLALARNAGMNPIDSITLLRSKQNAGEKFTGVDVINGIIADFEKLGVIEPLKVKEQVIKSATETANMILRIDSVVAVSRSMHPESQQSMPPSSMGMY, from the coding sequence ATGACTCAAGTTGGTAGTACCTCAGAGGGAGTTCCCATAATTTTACTTAAAGAAGGCACAAAACAATCACGAGGAAGAGATGCTCAACGAAACAACATTCATGCTGCAAAACTAATTGCAGAAATAATTCAGACAAGTTTAGGTCCACGAGGAATGGATAAGATGCTAGTTGATTCAATCGGGGATATAACAATTACAAATGACGGTGCAACCATTCTAAAAGAAATTGATGTGCAACACCCTGCTGCTAAAATGATGGTGGAAGTAGCAAAAGCAACAGATAGTGAAGTTGGAGACGGCACAACATCAGCAGTTGTTTTGGCAGGGGCATTACTTGAAAAAGCAGAGTCATTAATTGATGATGAGATCCATCCAGTAATAATTGCAGATGGATATAAAAAAGCATCAATAAAGGCAATTGAGTTTCTAAGTGAAATTGCAGTAAAAGTAGAACCAAAAGACAGAAAAATTTTAGAAAAAATTGCTCACACTGCAATGCAAACAAAATTAGTTTCTCTGGATGCGACGGATCTTGCAAGATTAGCAGTTAGCGCAGCATTAGCGGTTATTGAAGAAAAAAAAGAATCTTTCAAAGTAAATCTTGAAAACATAAAGGTAGAAAAGAAGACAGGGGGTTCAGTTTCAGATAGCGAATTAGTTAGCGGAATAATACTTGATAATGAAATTGTTCATAGTGGAATGCCAAGAAAAATTGAAGATGCAAAAATTGCTTTAGTTAGCGAGGCATTGGAGATTAAAAAGACAGAATTTGAGGCAAAATTAAACATCTCAAGTCCTAATCAAATTAAATCATTCATGGAAGAAGAAAGCCAAATACTCAAAGAGATGGTAAAGAGCATCAAGTCTATCAATGCTAATGTAGTTTTATGTCAGAAAGGAATTGACGACATTGTTCAACATCACATGAGTAAAGAGGGGATACTTGCAGTAAGACGTATCAAAGAAAGCGACATGTCCAAATTAGCAAAAGCAACGGGCGGAAGAATAGTGGGCAATGTAAATGACCTAAGTAATGCAGACTTGGGTGCTGCTCAAAACGTGGAGGAAAAAAGAATAGAGGAAGACAATTGGGTGTTTGTTGAAGGATGTAAAAATCCAAAGGCAATCAGTATCTTAATTCGAGGAGGTTCTCAGCGAGTGGTAGATGAAGCTGATAGATCAATGCATGACGCATTAATGGTAGTAAAAGATGTAGTAGAGAATCCAAAGATTGTTTATGGTGGCGGTGCACCAGAGTCCTTTGTTGCACTCAAGCTTAGAGATTGGGCAAAGTCTCTTTCTGGAAGAGAGCAACTGGCAGTTGAAAAATTTGCGGATGCCATGGAATCCATTCCACTTGCTCTGGCAAGAAATGCTGGAATGAATCCCATTGATTCTATAACTTTACTGAGATCAAAACAAAATGCAGGGGAAAAATTTACGGGGGTGGATGTTATTAATGGTATAATCGCCGATTTTGAAAAACTTGGAGTAATCGAGCCACTCAAAGTAAAAGAACAGGTCATAAAGTCGGCTACAGAAACTGCAAACATGATACTAAGAATAGATAGTGTAGTTGCAGTATCAAGGTCAATGCATCCCGAATCCCAACAAAGTATGCCACCTAGTAGTATGGGGATGTATTAG
- a CDS encoding Universal stress protein UspA and related nucleotide-binding protein produces the protein MFNKQKQYQKKANVPFTGITKISNNVGNTIIVFAEKNGVDMIVIGSRGLDPELGMFLGSVANHVVIKSKIPVTVVK, from the coding sequence TTGTTCAACAAGCAGAAGCAATATCAAAAAAAAGCAAACGTGCCGTTTACAGGCATTACTAAAATTAGTAATAATGTAGGAAATACGATAATTGTTTTTGCAGAAAAAAATGGGGTGGATATGATAGTTATAGGGTCTAGGGGACTGGATCCAGAATTAGGCATGTTTTTGGGAAGTGTCGCCAACCATGTTGTAATTAAATCAAAAATTCCTGTTACTGTAGTAAAATGA
- a CDS encoding Thymidine phosphorylase, translating to MNGYLEKLSKFTHDNKKLEFSEQVIKDHFKLNSRQMQLKVKILGVDSGGKPFVFLNRKDADELNITASERVTVQTKKKITAIVNISDTSVKRGFLGVTEEIRNSLSLKPNSKVKVEIAPFPKSLQFIRNKLSGKKLLYPEIYEIVQDLVDGNLNENEISAFVTALHLDKIDLDEATSLSSAMVDTGKTLSINKKIIVDKHSIGGVPGDKTTLLVVPIIASEGFTIPKTSSRAITSVAGTADRAEVLMPVEFTINKMLQILKKSNGCIMWGGAIELAPADDIFVKTEFSLHIDPLLLPSIMSKKKRLVQLIW from the coding sequence ATGAATGGGTATTTAGAAAAGTTGTCTAAATTCACACATGATAATAAAAAACTGGAATTTAGCGAGCAGGTTATAAAAGATCATTTCAAACTAAATTCAAGACAAATGCAATTAAAAGTGAAGATTTTAGGTGTGGATTCGGGAGGAAAACCATTTGTGTTTTTAAATCGTAAAGACGCAGATGAGTTAAACATAACTGCTTCTGAACGTGTAACAGTACAAACAAAAAAGAAGATAACCGCAATAGTCAATATATCTGATACATCTGTTAAAAGAGGTTTTCTAGGAGTAACAGAAGAAATTAGAAATTCACTTTCATTAAAACCAAATTCCAAAGTAAAAGTGGAGATTGCTCCATTTCCAAAATCATTACAATTTATTCGAAACAAACTTTCAGGAAAAAAATTATTGTATCCAGAAATATATGAAATCGTACAGGATTTAGTTGATGGAAATCTTAACGAAAATGAAATATCTGCTTTTGTGACTGCATTACATCTAGATAAAATAGACTTGGATGAAGCAACAAGTCTTTCAAGTGCGATGGTAGATACAGGCAAGACACTATCTATTAATAAAAAAATCATCGTAGACAAACACAGTATAGGCGGAGTTCCTGGAGACAAGACAACATTATTGGTAGTGCCAATTATTGCATCAGAAGGATTTACAATTCCAAAGACATCATCCAGGGCAATCACATCAGTTGCAGGAACAGCTGATCGAGCAGAGGTGCTAATGCCTGTTGAATTTACAATAAACAAAATGTTGCAGATACTCAAAAAATCAAATGGGTGTATTATGTGGGGTGGAGCGATTGAATTAGCACCAGCTGATGACATTTTTGTAAAAACAGAATTTTCTCTGCACATAGATCCGTTGCTTTTACCATCCATCATGAGTAAAAAAAAGCGGTTGGTGCAACTCATCTGGTAG